In the genome of Aspergillus flavus chromosome 8, complete sequence, one region contains:
- a CDS encoding putative hydrolases or acyltransferase, which yields MSPRHMEYIHLNQIFQHSTNTHSYQIRWTSLGNNALPPLIFVHGTPWSSCVWYTYARSLSRYFHVYLFDNPGFGESPLGQPLPGKEDTITKEDALDANLAQQSEVFAALYHSWAQNWRHEKAHVISHDHGGLMTLRAHILHNCEYASLCLINVVALGPFGQPLFKLVAENEEVFNTLTGPVFEGVVEAYIRDAAYSELGKETMEMLKRPWISTEEGRKAFVRQMVQANSRHTDEVEGKYPEVGKRMPVRIIWGKEDKWIPVETADRLKESLNAQDVVLIEDAGHLVMYDQGGRLGVELGWWLASSTQQ from the coding sequence ATGTCACCAAGACACATGGAATACATCCACCTCAACCAAATCTTTCAGCACTCCACCAATACCCATAGCTACCAAATCCGGTGGACATCTCTGGGCAATAATGCCTTGCCACCACTGATCTTTGTACACGGTACCCCCTGGTCGTCTTGTGTCTGGTATACCTACGCACGATCATTATCCAGATATTTCCATGTCTACCTCTTCGACAACCCCGGGTTTGGCGAGAGCCCCCTTGGGCAACCACTCCCCGGTAAGGAGGATACCATTACCAAAGAGGACGCATTGGATGCCAATCTAGCGCAACAGTCGGAGGTCTTTGCCGCCCTTTATCACTCCTGGGCTCAGAATTGGAGACATGAAAAGGCCCATGTCATTTCACATGATCATGGGGGGCTGATGACCTTACGTGCTCATATATTGCATAACTGCGAGTATGCCAGTCTGTGTCTCATAAATGTGGTTGCATTGGGACCGTTCGGTCAGCCATTGTTCAAGTTAGTGgcggagaatgaagaggTATTTAATACGTTGACTGGGCCTGTATTTGAAGGAGTGGTGGAAGCATATATACGAGACGCGGCATATAGTGAGTTGGGGAAGGAGACGatggagatgttgaagaggcCGTGGATTAGTACCgaggaagggaggaaggCCTTTGTGAGACAGATGGTACAGGCAAATAGTCGCCACACTGATGAGGTTGAGGGGAAATACCCGGAAGTGGGGAAGAGAATGCCGGTGAGAATTATCTGGGGCAAAGAGGATAAGTGGATTCCTGTGGAGACAGCGGACAGACTGAAGGAGAGTCTGAATGCTCAAGATGTGGTATTAATTGAGGACGCGGGGCATCTGGTGATGTATGATCAAGGGGGAAGGCTAGGGGTCGAGCTAGGCTGGTGGCTGGCCTCTTCAACCCAGCAGTAG